Proteins co-encoded in one Sandaracinaceae bacterium genomic window:
- a CDS encoding protein kinase: MQVGALVDGRYRLVEEAGRGGMGTVFRAVDERAHEPVAVKVLRHAMPPQAQAESAARFAREAKTLASLDHPAVVRYRAHGSTEGVDWLVTEWLEGRDLHARLRDAPLTVAETLEVGRRVAAVLSSAHARGVVHRDIKPGNLFLVDDDVTKVRVLDFGVAFNREMASVTTAGSTVGTPAYMAPEQARSEGAIEGAADLFSLGCVLWECLAGRRAFEGQNAIGVLAKVLLEEVPDIATIVDGVPDAVAQSLASALDKDPRRRPSPSLLAELFADVLATIPEGQARRPAPIRASSPTGLTDREQRVVTVVLARASTGAAAETMTTHEHATRVARLAMMAERYGARVEELANGTVAAVLMEGAATDLARRAARIAQALRALFEGAPVGLATGRAVLADRLPVGDAIDAAAEQLQCARERGARERGARGAIALDETTAGLLGRRFEIGGDAGGLLLLAEHERDAPRHLLGRPTRFVGRKRELALLEAAVAEATEEHVSRAALVSAESGVGKTRLLRELLKRLEASEEPVEVWLTQGELETAGSPHALAAALIRDAAAISGGDAPDVARTKLLSHVSQRMGPSEAERVTTFLAELVGARSDASPSPQLAAARLDPRLMGDQIRRAFEDFVDAACADGALVIAVDDLHWGDKPSVDLLDRLLRNLAERPLVVLGLARPELSERLGEPWQERGLTRVHLTGLPPRAARRFVVDMLESVDAAQVDAMVERADGHAFTLEELVRAEAEGRGGELPQTVLAIAQARLGGIPSAERRLLRAASVFGKTFWRGGVEQLLGRIGTGPATIDHLASLERRELIEARRPSRFADDEEWVFRHATVRDAAYGMLTPEDRELGHRLAGEWLERAGENDPFRLADHAERGRVPEAAVRHNLRAAEQALQGDDLEIAERSAERGIAAGAEGEALGRLRLVLATAAGWRGRTGDARRLALAAREALTAGSDAWARAVERETSAALTLGLLDVIAEAETLLSRCAPSHMTTRVLARLAVVAFQAGQAERARGLLTRVEAIPEALRAPPDVAAALHRARASSATRRGDDAECLVHLRLAAGLQEEAGARRDACIERTNAAVLEAQLGLYDDAEAHLRAALAEARRMGLAIVVDAARTNLGDVLTHLGRDHEARSELGAAFVSLHGRGDRRFLGAVHAYLARALVAGGQLGEAERHARLAVEHLRDFAPVHPFSLAVLAEVLLASDRPADALDAADRAMDAVRAGALLEQGASLVRWTHIASLDAVGDPAADAAAIEAAALIRERASRIQNAAWRESFLERVPEHGATLRRAALAARADDPG, from the coding sequence GTGCAGGTCGGAGCGCTCGTCGACGGACGCTATCGCCTCGTGGAGGAGGCGGGGCGCGGTGGGATGGGCACGGTGTTCCGTGCGGTGGACGAGCGCGCGCACGAGCCGGTCGCCGTGAAGGTGCTGCGGCACGCGATGCCGCCGCAGGCGCAGGCGGAGAGCGCGGCGCGGTTCGCGCGGGAGGCCAAGACGCTGGCCTCGCTCGACCACCCGGCGGTGGTCCGCTACCGGGCGCACGGCTCGACCGAGGGTGTGGACTGGCTGGTCACGGAGTGGCTCGAGGGCCGCGATCTCCACGCGCGCTTGCGAGACGCGCCGCTGACCGTGGCCGAGACGCTGGAGGTCGGGCGGCGCGTGGCCGCGGTGCTCTCGTCGGCGCACGCGCGGGGGGTCGTCCATCGCGACATCAAGCCGGGCAACCTGTTCCTCGTCGACGACGACGTCACGAAGGTCCGCGTGCTGGACTTCGGCGTCGCGTTCAACCGGGAGATGGCCAGCGTGACGACCGCGGGATCGACCGTCGGCACGCCCGCGTACATGGCGCCCGAGCAGGCGCGCTCGGAGGGCGCGATCGAAGGCGCCGCCGATCTCTTCTCGCTGGGCTGCGTGCTCTGGGAGTGCCTCGCGGGCCGGCGCGCGTTCGAAGGGCAGAACGCGATCGGTGTGCTCGCGAAGGTGCTGCTCGAGGAGGTGCCCGACATCGCGACCATCGTCGACGGCGTGCCGGACGCGGTCGCGCAGTCGCTCGCGAGCGCGCTCGACAAGGACCCGAGGCGACGCCCGTCCCCGAGCCTGCTCGCCGAGCTCTTCGCGGACGTGCTCGCGACGATCCCCGAAGGCCAGGCGCGGCGGCCCGCGCCCATCCGCGCGTCGTCGCCGACCGGGCTGACCGACCGCGAGCAGCGCGTGGTCACCGTGGTGCTGGCCCGCGCGAGCACGGGCGCCGCCGCGGAGACGATGACGACCCACGAGCACGCGACCCGTGTGGCGCGCCTCGCGATGATGGCCGAGCGATACGGGGCGCGGGTCGAGGAGCTCGCCAACGGCACCGTCGCGGCGGTGTTGATGGAGGGCGCGGCCACCGACCTCGCGCGACGCGCGGCCCGGATCGCGCAGGCGCTCCGCGCGCTCTTCGAGGGCGCGCCGGTCGGGCTCGCCACCGGCCGCGCGGTGCTCGCCGATCGCCTGCCCGTCGGGGACGCGATCGACGCCGCGGCCGAGCAGCTCCAGTGCGCCCGGGAGCGCGGCGCGCGGGAGCGCGGCGCGCGGGGCGCCATCGCGCTCGACGAGACCACGGCCGGGCTCCTCGGCCGGCGCTTCGAGATCGGGGGCGACGCGGGAGGCCTGCTCTTGCTCGCCGAGCACGAGCGCGACGCGCCGCGACACCTGCTTGGGCGGCCCACGCGCTTCGTCGGACGCAAGCGCGAGCTCGCCCTGCTCGAGGCCGCCGTGGCCGAGGCGACCGAAGAGCACGTCTCGCGCGCGGCGCTCGTGTCGGCCGAGAGCGGGGTCGGAAAGACGCGGCTCCTCCGCGAGCTGCTCAAGCGGCTCGAGGCGAGCGAGGAACCGGTGGAGGTGTGGCTCACGCAGGGCGAGCTGGAGACGGCGGGCTCACCGCACGCGCTCGCGGCGGCGCTCATCCGCGACGCTGCGGCCATCAGCGGGGGCGACGCGCCGGACGTGGCCCGGACGAAGCTCCTCTCGCACGTGTCGCAGCGGATGGGCCCGTCGGAAGCGGAGCGCGTGACGACGTTCCTCGCCGAGCTCGTCGGCGCGCGATCGGACGCCAGCCCGTCCCCCCAGCTCGCGGCGGCGCGGCTCGACCCGCGGCTCATGGGCGATCAGATCCGGCGCGCGTTCGAGGACTTCGTCGACGCTGCGTGCGCCGACGGCGCGCTGGTGATCGCGGTCGACGACCTTCACTGGGGCGACAAGCCGAGCGTCGATCTGCTGGACCGGCTGCTCCGCAACCTCGCCGAGCGGCCGCTGGTGGTGCTGGGGCTCGCGCGCCCCGAGCTGAGCGAGCGGCTCGGCGAGCCGTGGCAGGAGCGCGGCTTGACCCGGGTTCACCTCACGGGGCTGCCTCCGCGCGCGGCGCGGCGCTTCGTGGTCGACATGCTCGAGAGCGTGGACGCGGCGCAGGTCGACGCGATGGTGGAGCGCGCGGACGGGCACGCGTTCACGCTGGAGGAGCTGGTCCGCGCCGAGGCGGAGGGCCGCGGCGGGGAGCTGCCACAGACCGTGCTGGCGATCGCGCAGGCCCGCCTCGGCGGCATCCCCAGCGCGGAGCGGCGCCTGCTACGCGCCGCGAGCGTGTTCGGCAAGACCTTCTGGCGCGGCGGCGTCGAGCAGCTGCTCGGACGGATCGGCACGGGGCCCGCGACGATCGATCACCTGGCCTCGCTGGAGCGACGCGAGCTGATCGAGGCGCGCCGCCCGTCTCGCTTCGCCGACGACGAGGAGTGGGTCTTCCGGCACGCCACGGTACGGGACGCCGCGTACGGGATGCTGACGCCCGAGGACCGCGAGCTGGGTCACCGCCTCGCGGGCGAGTGGCTCGAGCGCGCGGGGGAGAACGATCCCTTCCGGCTCGCCGATCACGCCGAGCGCGGACGGGTGCCCGAGGCGGCCGTGCGTCACAACCTCCGCGCGGCCGAGCAGGCGCTCCAGGGGGACGACCTCGAGATCGCGGAGCGCAGCGCCGAGCGGGGCATCGCGGCGGGGGCGGAGGGCGAGGCCCTGGGGCGGCTGCGGCTCGTGCTCGCCACCGCCGCGGGTTGGCGTGGGCGCACCGGGGACGCGCGCCGGCTCGCGCTCGCGGCGCGTGAGGCGCTGACCGCGGGGAGCGACGCGTGGGCCCGCGCGGTCGAGCGTGAGACCTCCGCCGCGCTGACCCTCGGGCTGCTCGACGTGATCGCCGAGGCGGAGACGCTGCTGTCGCGGTGCGCGCCCTCCCACATGACCACCCGCGTGCTCGCGCGCCTCGCGGTCGTGGCCTTCCAGGCGGGGCAGGCCGAGCGCGCGCGCGGGCTGCTCACGCGCGTCGAGGCGATCCCCGAGGCGCTCCGGGCGCCGCCCGACGTCGCGGCCGCGCTGCATCGGGCGAGGGCGTCGAGCGCCACGCGCCGCGGCGACGACGCGGAGTGCCTCGTGCACCTGCGCCTCGCGGCCGGGCTCCAGGAAGAGGCGGGCGCGCGGCGCGACGCGTGCATCGAGCGGACGAACGCGGCCGTGCTCGAGGCGCAGCTCGGGCTCTACGACGACGCCGAGGCGCACCTGCGGGCGGCGCTGGCCGAGGCGCGTCGCATGGGCCTCGCGATCGTGGTCGACGCGGCGCGCACCAACCTCGGCGACGTGCTGACGCACCTGGGGCGCGATCACGAGGCGCGGAGCGAGCTGGGCGCGGCCTTCGTGTCCCTCCACGGCCGGGGCGATCGCCGCTTCCTCGGCGCCGTGCACGCCTACCTCGCGCGCGCGCTCGTCGCGGGAGGCCAGCTCGGAGAGGCCGAGCGGCACGCGCGCCTCGCGGTCGAGCACCTGCGCGACTTCGCCCCCGTGCACCCCTTCTCCCTCGCCGTCCTGGCCGAGGTGCTGCTGGCGAGCGACCGACCGGCCGACGCGCTCGACGCCGCCGACCGCGCGATGGACGCGGTGCGGGCCGGCGCGCTCCTGGAGCAGGGCGCCAGCCTGGTCCGCTGGACCCACATCGCGTCCCTCGACGCGGTGGGCGACCCCGCCGCGGACGCCGCAGCCATCGAGGCGGCCGCGCTCATCCGGGAGCGCGCGTCCCGCATCCAGAACGCGGCCTGGCGCGAGAGCTTCCTCGAGCGCGTCCCCGAGCACGGAGCCACCCTGCGGCGGGCTGCGCTCGCCGCCCGCGCGGATGACCCTGGTTGA
- a CDS encoding diacylglycerol kinase family protein encodes MTDESKPGPRVSEPPAPATTPKALFADRVAVVVNGNAKRVTDDLVDILDQIVQSGDLFVSRSIEEGDEIARTIVRRGYPTVLTAGGDGTFVQMVTKITAEAGRRRETPPRFGLLRLGTGNALAWVLGAQNPRHRGVIADLGRLRKEGGSRKLRLLDVEGTLTPFAGLGIDAIALTDYNLTKEALSKSRLTRPIASGGAAYLIAVVGKTMPQYLLRPHPAVTIVNEGEPVVRLGRDGEPVQELAKGEVIYRGPSRMVAMGTIPYWGFGARIFPFADDREDRFSLRVVDINSFQVAWNIRDIWSGSYRSDTLHDFLCERISIRYDEPMPLQIGGDPVGPRSRVEARLAPEPIEVVDYYAPPPVTSP; translated from the coding sequence GTGACCGACGAGTCGAAGCCCGGGCCGCGCGTCAGCGAGCCCCCCGCCCCCGCGACCACGCCGAAGGCGCTCTTCGCGGACCGCGTGGCGGTGGTGGTCAACGGTAACGCCAAGCGGGTGACGGACGACCTCGTCGACATCCTCGACCAGATCGTGCAGTCGGGCGATCTCTTCGTCTCGCGCTCCATCGAGGAGGGCGACGAGATCGCCCGCACCATCGTGCGCCGCGGCTACCCGACGGTGCTCACGGCGGGCGGCGACGGGACCTTCGTGCAGATGGTCACGAAGATCACGGCCGAGGCGGGCCGGAGGCGCGAGACCCCGCCGCGCTTCGGGCTGCTCAGGCTCGGGACCGGCAACGCGCTCGCCTGGGTGCTCGGGGCGCAGAACCCGCGACACCGCGGGGTGATCGCGGACCTCGGGCGCCTGCGCAAGGAAGGAGGCAGCCGCAAGCTGCGGCTCCTCGACGTGGAAGGGACGCTGACGCCGTTCGCCGGCCTGGGGATCGACGCGATCGCGCTCACCGACTACAACCTCACCAAGGAGGCGCTGTCGAAGAGCCGGCTGACCCGGCCGATCGCGTCCGGCGGCGCCGCCTACCTGATCGCGGTGGTGGGCAAGACGATGCCGCAGTATCTGCTGCGCCCGCACCCGGCGGTCACCATCGTCAACGAGGGCGAGCCGGTGGTGCGGCTCGGCCGCGACGGCGAGCCCGTGCAGGAGCTCGCGAAGGGCGAGGTGATCTACCGCGGGCCGAGCCGCATGGTGGCCATGGGCACCATCCCGTACTGGGGCTTCGGCGCGCGCATCTTCCCCTTCGCCGACGACCGCGAGGACCGCTTCTCGCTGCGCGTGGTCGACATCAACAGCTTCCAGGTCGCGTGGAACATCCGGGACATCTGGTCGGGCAGCTACCGCAGCGACACCCTGCACGACTTCCTCTGTGAGCGGATCTCGATCCGCTATGACGAGCCGATGCCGCTCCAGATCGGCGGCGACCCCGTGGGGCCGCGCTCGCGGGTCGAGGCGAGGCTGGCTCCCGAGCCGATCGAGGTCGTCGACTACTACGCGCCCCCGCCCGTGACGAGCCCCTGA
- a CDS encoding MXAN_5187 family protein, with amino-acid sequence MVLSRFWYLVLTGAAVFAFATALLAASLINEQWERSVRSDLIRDRFEVEALLKLDARSRLDAIAPIAANSDVRSALRRASARRDGQDIDEEISEPLQRKLNELNGQLAGMRGDLLFAVDAEGWVVAAVAPGNMPDGAGIGQFPLVRRALDGYVRDDVWVYNDNVYRMAARPVVEGGQYVGALVHGKRFDDELAELLSTRLDGASVAFFRGSEMFAGYMPSGVQGAPRRDDMGGETLAGVLENEALESGDRTDPMPLGTGGLAVYSLTTGSARYANVGYAVARPMRTLAQPLEILDHVSGDAWAGLPWIPMAGGGLFAFLIAMFLIWLERDRPLSKLNKHAAALSASPENRLTITDFGGRYRKIANNVNEALDKVNEAGGGAGPRRKAANLDQILGPAQGEEGAAASGSFFGFAQNGEAPAPDFPDVPAASPGAPAGMLGAPPPPAKPAPPKPPAGGPGRPPPKPPAPPKPPSALKPPAASPAVEEEDDATRIESSPASSRKALKSTLLGVAPPSLDDDDDDDEGATMVARVPKELLEKSAGGGEDEQSHFREVFDQFVAMKKKCGEPTAGLTFDKFAVTLRKNRDQIVSRHAASRVRFTVYEKNGKAALKATPIKE; translated from the coding sequence ATGGTCCTCTCTCGCTTCTGGTACCTGGTCCTCACGGGCGCGGCGGTCTTCGCCTTCGCCACCGCGCTCCTCGCGGCGAGCCTCATCAACGAGCAGTGGGAGCGATCGGTCCGCAGTGACCTGATCCGCGACCGCTTCGAGGTCGAGGCCCTGCTCAAGCTCGACGCACGCTCTCGCCTCGACGCGATCGCGCCCATCGCGGCCAACTCCGACGTGCGGAGCGCGCTGAGGCGCGCGAGCGCGCGGCGCGACGGGCAGGACATCGACGAGGAGATCAGCGAGCCGCTGCAGCGAAAGCTCAACGAGCTCAACGGGCAGCTCGCGGGCATGCGGGGTGACCTGCTCTTCGCGGTCGACGCGGAGGGCTGGGTGGTCGCCGCCGTCGCGCCGGGCAACATGCCCGACGGCGCCGGCATCGGGCAATTCCCGCTCGTGCGGCGCGCGCTCGACGGCTACGTGCGCGACGACGTCTGGGTCTACAACGACAACGTCTACCGCATGGCCGCGCGCCCGGTGGTCGAGGGGGGCCAGTACGTCGGCGCCCTCGTGCACGGGAAGCGCTTCGACGACGAGCTGGCGGAGCTGCTCTCGACGCGCCTCGACGGGGCCTCGGTCGCCTTCTTCCGCGGATCGGAGATGTTCGCGGGCTACATGCCCTCCGGCGTCCAGGGCGCGCCACGTCGCGACGACATGGGCGGCGAGACCCTCGCGGGCGTACTCGAGAACGAGGCGCTAGAGAGCGGCGACCGCACCGATCCGATGCCGCTCGGGACGGGCGGCCTGGCCGTCTATTCGCTCACCACCGGCTCCGCCCGCTATGCGAACGTCGGCTACGCCGTCGCGCGCCCGATGCGCACCCTCGCGCAGCCGCTCGAGATCCTCGACCACGTCTCCGGCGACGCCTGGGCGGGCCTCCCGTGGATCCCGATGGCGGGCGGCGGTCTGTTCGCCTTCTTGATCGCGATGTTCCTCATCTGGCTCGAGCGTGACCGCCCGCTGTCGAAGCTGAACAAGCACGCGGCGGCGCTGAGCGCCTCACCGGAGAACCGCCTCACCATCACGGACTTCGGCGGCCGCTACCGCAAGATCGCGAACAACGTCAACGAGGCGCTCGACAAGGTGAACGAAGCCGGCGGCGGCGCGGGCCCTCGCCGGAAGGCCGCGAACCTCGACCAGATCCTCGGCCCGGCCCAGGGCGAGGAGGGCGCGGCCGCGAGCGGCTCTTTCTTCGGCTTCGCGCAGAACGGAGAGGCCCCCGCGCCCGACTTCCCGGACGTCCCCGCCGCGAGCCCCGGCGCCCCCGCGGGCATGCTCGGCGCGCCCCCTCCCCCGGCCAAGCCCGCGCCTCCCAAGCCGCCCGCAGGGGGCCCCGGCCGCCCGCCGCCCAAGCCCCCCGCGCCGCCGAAGCCTCCCTCCGCGCTCAAGCCCCCCGCGGCCAGCCCGGCCGTGGAAGAGGAGGACGACGCCACCCGCATCGAGAGCTCACCCGCCTCCTCCCGCAAGGCGCTCAAGTCCACCCTGCTGGGCGTCGCGCCCCCCTCCCTGGACGACGACGACGACGACGACGAAGGCGCGACCATGGTCGCCCGCGTCCCCAAGGAGCTCCTCGAGAAGAGCGCCGGCGGCGGCGAAGACGAGCAGTCCCACTTCCGCGAAGTCTTCGACCAGTTCGTCGCCATGAAGAAGAAGTGCGGCGAGCCCACCGCCGGCCTCACCTTCGACAAGTTCGCCGTCACCCTTCGCAAGAACCGAGATCAGATCGTGAGCCGCCACGCCGCGAGCCGCGTCCGCTTCACCGTCTACGAGAAGAACGGCAAAGCCGCGCTCAAGGCCACCCCCATCAAGGAGTGA